A genomic stretch from Pontivivens ytuae includes:
- a CDS encoding Hint domain-containing protein: MADFNIFVFSAFNLTVGGDQAFGSGDTNGDDTLSVNDDIAVGSESGQTLSVSDTDSGTTSGSGGVPNSIVFQDGTGRSQVTNEAITLTVDTGSGPTSQTIPAGSQIQSEFAFVASDAEGNSYRFLAIRFNPPGSGNSDLVTAGYTTDGPPPPPGTALTVDSTSDNGNTPYSDIPCFRSGTLIATPTGACPIERLRPGDLVVTADRGPRPVGANLVRRIRPRTLRERRDVAPVVLPPIAGHAPLHVSRNHRMVLRRPECLPLFAVEECFVPAKALLALSPGVVSLLLEEVTYHHLMLDRHEVIFANGYAAETLLAGEGAFDMAPRPPVAGGAARLCLTPAEINLLDRPRLVG; this comes from the coding sequence GTGGCCGACTTCAATATCTTCGTGTTCAGCGCCTTCAACCTGACGGTCGGGGGCGACCAGGCCTTCGGCTCCGGCGACACCAACGGTGACGATACGCTGAGCGTCAACGACGACATCGCCGTGGGCAGTGAGAGCGGCCAGACGCTGTCGGTGTCCGATACCGATAGCGGGACGACATCGGGCTCCGGCGGTGTGCCCAACAGTATCGTGTTCCAGGACGGGACCGGCCGCAGCCAGGTGACGAACGAGGCGATCACTCTGACGGTCGATACCGGCTCGGGTCCCACGAGCCAGACGATCCCGGCAGGCAGCCAGATCCAGTCGGAGTTCGCTTTCGTGGCGAGCGATGCGGAGGGGAACAGCTACCGCTTCCTCGCGATCCGCTTCAATCCGCCCGGAAGTGGCAACAGCGATCTCGTCACGGCGGGCTACACCACCGATGGTCCGCCTCCCCCACCCGGAACGGCACTGACGGTCGACTCCACGTCGGACAACGGCAACACGCCCTATTCTGACATCCCCTGCTTTCGCAGCGGCACGCTGATCGCGACGCCGACTGGGGCGTGCCCGATCGAGCGGTTGCGGCCGGGTGATCTGGTGGTCACGGCCGATCGGGGGCCGCGGCCGGTGGGGGCCAACCTTGTCCGCCGCATCCGGCCCCGTACGCTGCGCGAGCGGCGCGACGTGGCACCCGTGGTGCTGCCGCCCATTGCGGGACACGCGCCCCTCCACGTCTCGCGCAACCACCGGATGGTGCTGCGGCGGCCGGAATGCCTGCCGCTCTTCGCGGTGGAGGAATGCTTCGTGCCGGCAAAGGCCCTGCTAGCGCTTTCACCCGGCGTGGTCAGCCTGTTGCTGGAGGAGGTGACCTATCATCACCTGATGCTCGACCGGCACGAGGTGATCTTCGCGAACGGCTACGCGGCGGAGACGTTGCTGGCCGGGGAAGGGGCATTCGACATGGCGCCCCGCCCGCCGGTTGCGGGTGGCGCCGCGCGGCTCTGCCTGACGCCAGCGGAGATCAACCTGCTCGACCGTCCCCGTCTGGTAGGCTGA
- a CDS encoding NADAR family protein, with translation MSAFHLAPPPADIGVRPDQWVFFWKGPFSQWHMSTFKVWGKRFECAEQAMMYGKAHLFGDGKIAGEILKTDDPGRQKALGRKVRGFDEETWSAERVRIVAEVSLAKYEQNRGLRRKLLQTGERPLAEASPIDFIWGIGLDATNASQTPTDQWPGANLLGRVLMGVRDVMRDAHTNEIPAVEPTGIMKEGSS, from the coding sequence TTGAGCGCCTTTCATCTTGCCCCTCCTCCGGCCGATATTGGAGTTCGGCCGGACCAATGGGTCTTTTTCTGGAAGGGCCCGTTCAGCCAGTGGCACATGTCCACGTTCAAGGTTTGGGGCAAGCGGTTCGAATGCGCCGAGCAGGCGATGATGTACGGCAAGGCACATCTCTTCGGCGATGGAAAGATCGCCGGAGAGATCCTCAAAACCGATGATCCGGGCCGGCAGAAGGCTCTTGGCCGCAAGGTTCGAGGCTTCGACGAAGAAACGTGGAGCGCCGAGCGCGTACGGATCGTCGCCGAAGTGAGCCTCGCGAAATACGAACAGAACCGGGGCTTGCGACGCAAGCTGCTTCAAACGGGCGAGCGCCCGCTCGCGGAAGCCAGCCCCATCGACTTCATCTGGGGCATCGGCCTCGACGCGACGAATGCGTCGCAGACACCAACGGATCAATGGCCAGGTGCGAACCTGCTTGGCCGCGTGCTCATGGGCGTCCGCGATGTCATGCGCGACGCCCACACCAACGAAATTCCGGCTGTTGAGCCGACAGGAATCATGAAAGAGGGAAGCTCATGA
- a CDS encoding 3-hydroxyacyl-CoA dehydrogenase NAD-binding domain-containing protein — MTIFHYDVDADGIATLTWDLPGKSMNVMTLEGLQELNDGLDKAFADESVKGVVITSAKKDFAGGMDLNILAKMREDAGDEPAKGLFDGTMRMHHLLRKIERNNMDAKTNKGGKPVAWACPGTAAGIGLEIGLACHRRFVADNPKAKIGLPEIMVGIFPGAGGTTRLIHMLGVMNASQFLLEGKMVEPKKAKGAGLVDEVVPADELLSAAKEWVKGATDADIVKPWDAKGYKMPGGAAYHPAGFQTFVGATAMVHGKTQGAFPAAKALLSAAYEMTMVPFDVALKIEARWFTKVLMNPSSAAMIRSLFLNKEALEKGANRPDVADQTVKKVGILGAGMMGAGIAYVSANAGIEVVLIDQKQEAADKGKSYSEGLLDKGMKRGKVTEEKKAEVLGRITATTDYAHLADCDLIVEAVFEDVGVKATVTKAVEEVIGEDCIFATNTSTLPITELAKASKNPEQFIGIHFFSPVDKMLLVEIIKGAETGDRAVAKALDFVRQIRKTPIVVNDARFFYANRCIIPYVNEGARMVAEGVEPALIENAAKQLGMPLGPLQLTDETSIDLGYNIMKATKAAMGDAYPQSGADDVITALYEAGRLGRKANAGFYEYDEKGKRQLLWEGLRAQWPNAEEQPDLVTVQHRLAMAQVLEAVRALEEDVLLDIREGDVGAILGWGFMPWSGGPFSWLDILGAERAVAICDDLTARFGERFTTPELLRDLAAKGDSFYGRFGPEAAKAAA; from the coding sequence ATGACCATCTTCCACTACGACGTCGACGCCGACGGCATCGCGACGCTGACCTGGGACCTGCCTGGCAAGTCCATGAACGTGATGACGCTGGAGGGCCTTCAGGAGCTCAATGACGGGCTCGACAAGGCCTTCGCGGATGAGAGCGTGAAGGGCGTCGTCATCACCTCCGCGAAGAAGGATTTTGCGGGCGGCATGGACCTCAACATCCTCGCCAAGATGCGCGAGGATGCGGGCGACGAACCCGCCAAGGGCCTCTTCGACGGCACGATGCGGATGCACCACCTGCTGCGCAAGATCGAGCGCAACAACATGGATGCGAAGACCAACAAGGGCGGCAAGCCCGTCGCCTGGGCCTGCCCCGGCACCGCCGCGGGCATCGGGCTGGAGATCGGCCTCGCCTGCCACCGCCGCTTCGTCGCGGACAACCCGAAGGCCAAGATCGGCCTGCCCGAGATCATGGTCGGCATCTTCCCCGGCGCGGGCGGCACCACGCGCCTGATCCACATGCTGGGCGTTATGAACGCGTCCCAGTTCCTGCTCGAAGGCAAGATGGTCGAGCCGAAGAAGGCGAAGGGCGCGGGCCTGGTCGACGAGGTCGTGCCTGCCGATGAGCTGCTGAGCGCGGCGAAGGAATGGGTGAAGGGCGCGACCGACGCCGACATCGTGAAGCCGTGGGACGCCAAGGGCTACAAGATGCCCGGCGGCGCGGCCTACCACCCCGCAGGCTTCCAGACCTTCGTCGGCGCGACCGCGATGGTGCACGGCAAGACGCAGGGTGCCTTCCCGGCGGCCAAGGCGCTTCTTTCCGCCGCCTACGAGATGACCATGGTGCCGTTCGATGTGGCGCTGAAGATCGAGGCGCGCTGGTTCACCAAGGTCCTGATGAACCCGTCCTCCGCCGCGATGATCCGTTCGCTCTTCCTCAACAAGGAAGCGCTGGAGAAGGGCGCGAACCGCCCCGACGTGGCCGATCAGACGGTGAAGAAGGTCGGCATCCTCGGCGCGGGCATGATGGGCGCGGGCATCGCCTATGTCTCCGCCAATGCGGGCATCGAGGTCGTGCTGATCGACCAGAAGCAGGAGGCCGCGGACAAGGGCAAGTCCTACTCCGAGGGCCTGCTCGACAAGGGCATGAAGCGCGGCAAAGTGACGGAGGAGAAGAAGGCCGAGGTGCTCGGCCGCATCACCGCGACCACGGACTATGCGCACCTCGCCGATTGCGACCTGATCGTCGAGGCAGTCTTCGAGGATGTCGGCGTCAAGGCGACCGTGACCAAGGCCGTGGAAGAGGTGATCGGGGAGGACTGCATCTTCGCCACGAACACCTCCACCCTGCCGATCACGGAGCTTGCCAAGGCGTCGAAAAACCCTGAGCAGTTCATCGGCATCCACTTCTTCTCGCCCGTCGACAAGATGCTGCTGGTCGAGATCATCAAGGGGGCCGAGACCGGCGACCGTGCCGTGGCCAAGGCGCTCGATTTCGTGCGCCAGATCCGCAAGACGCCGATCGTGGTGAACGACGCCCGCTTCTTCTACGCCAACCGCTGCATCATTCCCTACGTGAACGAGGGCGCGCGGATGGTGGCCGAGGGCGTCGAGCCCGCGCTGATCGAGAATGCGGCCAAGCAGCTCGGCATGCCGCTCGGGCCCCTTCAGCTCACCGACGAGACCTCGATCGACCTCGGCTACAACATCATGAAAGCGACCAAGGCCGCGATGGGCGACGCCTATCCGCAGTCCGGCGCGGACGACGTGATCACCGCGCTCTACGAGGCCGGGCGGCTCGGCCGCAAGGCCAATGCGGGCTTCTACGAGTACGACGAGAAGGGCAAGCGCCAGCTGTTGTGGGAGGGCCTGCGCGCGCAGTGGCCGAACGCCGAGGAGCAGCCGGACCTCGTGACCGTGCAGCACCGCCTCGCCATGGCGCAGGTGCTCGAGGCCGTGCGCGCGCTGGAGGAGGACGTGCTCCTCGACATTCGCGAGGGCGATGTGGGCGCGATCCTCGGCTGGGGCTTCATGCCCTGGTCCGGCGGCCCGTTCTCCTGGCTCGACATCCTCGGCGCCGAGCGGGCGGTGGCGATCTGCGACGACCTGACCGCGCGCTTCGGCGAGCGGTTCACCACGCCGGAGCTGCTGCGCGACCTCGCGGCGAAAGGCGACAGCTTCTACGGGCGCTTCGGTCCGGAGGCTGCGAAGGCCGCGGCCTGA
- a CDS encoding ATP-binding protein codes for MADPLERIAAALERISPPPAPAPNWSASAYVWHVEPDWLEPVAEVARVPLDLLVGISRARDTLVANTAQFARGLPANNVLLWGARGMGKSSLVKAAHAEAGQGTVLVEIHREDLPSIGRLLNLLRCVERRFLLFCDDLSFSHDDAHYKSLKAVLDGGIEGRPENVIFYATSNRRHLMPRDMIENERGSAINPSEAVEEKVSLSDRFGLWLGFHACSQDEYLAMIRGYCDRYGIEIDDETLRAEAIEWQQTRGARSGRVAWQYVTDLAGRREVSLSL; via the coding sequence TTGGCTGATCCGCTGGAGCGGATCGCGGCGGCCCTCGAACGGATCAGCCCGCCCCCCGCACCTGCTCCGAATTGGAGCGCCTCCGCCTATGTCTGGCATGTGGAGCCCGACTGGTTGGAGCCGGTGGCGGAGGTGGCCCGTGTGCCGCTCGACCTGCTGGTCGGCATCTCGCGGGCGCGCGACACGCTCGTCGCCAACACCGCGCAATTCGCGCGCGGCCTGCCCGCCAACAACGTGCTGCTCTGGGGCGCGCGGGGCATGGGCAAGTCGAGCCTCGTCAAGGCCGCCCACGCGGAGGCGGGGCAGGGCACCGTCCTCGTTGAGATCCACCGGGAGGATCTGCCCTCCATCGGGCGGCTCCTGAACCTGCTGCGGTGTGTCGAGCGGCGCTTCCTGCTCTTCTGCGACGACCTGTCGTTTTCCCATGACGACGCCCATTACAAGAGCCTGAAGGCGGTGCTCGACGGCGGGATCGAAGGGCGGCCGGAGAACGTGATCTTCTACGCCACCTCCAACCGCCGCCACCTGATGCCCCGCGACATGATCGAGAACGAGCGCGGCTCGGCCATCAACCCCTCGGAAGCGGTGGAGGAGAAGGTGAGCCTCTCCGACCGGTTCGGCCTGTGGCTCGGCTTCCACGCCTGCTCGCAGGACGAATACCTCGCCATGATCCGCGGCTATTGCGACCGCTACGGGATCGAGATCGACGACGAGACCCTGCGGGCCGAGGCGATCGAGTGGCAGCAGACGCGCGGCGCCCGCTCGGGCCGCGTCGCCTGGCAATACGTGACGGATCTCGCGGGCCGACGTGAGGTTTCGTTAAGCCTCTGA
- a CDS encoding cupin domain-containing protein, with amino-acid sequence MSVVRPSDAPRYSGPDAAEPFGGPLGTYEGRAIGQAAGLRHLGANVETLDPGAASSHRHWHSGTDELVVVLDGVLTLIDDGGETQMQSGEIAAFPAGVENGHHLVNRSDAPARFLVVGSRASRDRCHYADLDLVLHTDNGRSWLTRRDGTRIEPTQGGAA; translated from the coding sequence GTGAGCGTCGTCCGCCCTTCCGATGCGCCGCGCTATAGCGGGCCGGACGCGGCGGAGCCGTTCGGCGGGCCGCTCGGCACCTACGAGGGCCGCGCCATCGGACAGGCCGCGGGGCTGAGGCATCTCGGTGCGAATGTCGAGACGCTCGATCCCGGCGCGGCCTCCTCGCACCGCCACTGGCACAGCGGGACGGACGAACTCGTCGTGGTGCTCGACGGCGTGCTGACGCTGATCGACGACGGTGGCGAAACGCAGATGCAGTCCGGCGAGATCGCAGCCTTCCCGGCCGGGGTCGAGAACGGTCATCACCTGGTGAACCGGTCCGACGCCCCCGCGCGCTTTCTCGTGGTCGGAAGTCGTGCCTCGCGAGACCGCTGCCACTACGCCGATCTCGATCTCGTCCTGCACACCGATAACGGCCGGTCGTGGCTGACGCGGCGCGACGGCACCAGAATAGAACCCACTCAGGGAGGAGCGGCATGA
- a CDS encoding acetyl-CoA C-acetyltransferase: protein MTEAYIYDSVRTPRGKGRKDGSLHEVTSARLSAEVLNELKNRNDLATDEIEDVIWGNVTQVGEQGGCLARTAVLYSDFDEKAPGLSINRFCASGMEAVNLAANQVKGGAGHAYIAGGVEMMGRVPMGSDGAAIAVDPSVAMKTYFVPQGIGADIIATKYGFSRDDTDAYAVESQKRAAKAWEEGRFKKSVMTVKDQNGLPILDHDEYMRPGTDMQSLGGLKPAFKEMGEVMPGFDNIALLKYPELEKVNHVHHAGNSSGIVDGSAGLLIGSKEFGEKHGLKARARIKATAKIGTDPTIMLTGPVPVTEKILKDTGMAISDFDLFEVNEAFASVVLRFMQAFDVDHDKVNVNGGAIAMGHPLGATGAMIIGTALDELERTGKGTALATLCVASGMGAATIIERV from the coding sequence ATGACCGAAGCCTATATCTACGACAGCGTGCGGACCCCGCGCGGCAAGGGCCGGAAGGACGGCTCGCTGCACGAGGTGACCTCCGCCCGTCTCTCCGCCGAAGTGCTCAACGAGCTCAAGAACCGCAACGATCTGGCGACGGACGAGATCGAGGACGTGATCTGGGGCAACGTCACCCAGGTCGGCGAGCAGGGCGGCTGCCTCGCACGCACCGCGGTGCTCTATTCCGACTTCGACGAGAAGGCGCCGGGCCTCTCGATCAACCGCTTCTGCGCGAGCGGGATGGAGGCCGTGAACCTCGCCGCCAACCAGGTGAAGGGCGGCGCGGGCCATGCCTATATCGCCGGTGGGGTTGAGATGATGGGCCGCGTGCCGATGGGCTCCGACGGGGCGGCTATCGCGGTCGATCCCTCCGTCGCCATGAAGACCTATTTCGTGCCCCAGGGCATCGGCGCGGACATCATCGCGACGAAGTACGGCTTTTCCCGCGACGATACCGACGCCTACGCGGTCGAGTCTCAGAAACGTGCCGCAAAGGCCTGGGAAGAAGGGCGTTTCAAGAAGTCCGTCATGACGGTGAAGGACCAGAACGGCCTGCCTATCCTAGACCATGACGAGTACATGCGCCCGGGCACCGACATGCAGTCGCTCGGCGGCCTGAAGCCCGCCTTCAAGGAGATGGGCGAGGTCATGCCCGGCTTCGACAACATCGCCCTCCTGAAGTATCCGGAGCTCGAGAAGGTCAACCACGTCCACCACGCGGGCAACTCCTCGGGCATCGTCGACGGCTCCGCGGGGCTGCTCATCGGCTCCAAGGAGTTCGGCGAGAAGCACGGGCTGAAGGCGCGCGCCAGGATCAAGGCAACCGCCAAGATCGGCACCGATCCGACCATCATGCTGACCGGCCCCGTCCCTGTGACCGAGAAGATCCTCAAGGACACCGGCATGGCGATCTCCGACTTCGACCTCTTCGAGGTGAACGAGGCCTTCGCATCGGTCGTGCTGCGCTTCATGCAGGCCTTCGACGTCGACCACGACAAGGTCAACGTGAACGGTGGCGCGATCGCCATGGGTCACCCGCTGGGCGCGACCGGCGCGATGATCATCGGCACGGCCCTCGACGAGTTGGAGCGTACCGGCAAGGGCACGGCGCTCGCCACGCTCTGCGTCGCGTCGGGCATGGGCGCGGCCACCATCATCGAGCGGGTGTGA
- a CDS encoding glutathione S-transferase family protein: MAEYQLHCFAQSGNAYKVALMLELSGCDWEPVFVDFFKGAARTPEFREINAMGEVPVLDHGETRICQSGVALDYLAKQTGQFAPADEAEGREVLRWILWDNHKLSTQIGMTRFLMNFLPEEKRNPDVIAFAQGRLKAAYAVLNDHLEGRDWIAADRPTIADLSCCSYLYYPEPFGFDRAEWPNIAAWLDRVADLPKWQHPYDLMPGAK, translated from the coding sequence ATGGCCGAGTACCAGCTCCACTGCTTCGCCCAGTCGGGCAACGCCTACAAGGTGGCCCTCATGCTCGAACTATCGGGCTGCGACTGGGAGCCCGTCTTCGTCGACTTCTTCAAGGGCGCGGCCCGCACGCCCGAGTTTCGCGAGATCAATGCGATGGGCGAGGTTCCTGTGCTCGACCACGGCGAAACCCGCATCTGCCAGTCCGGCGTCGCCCTCGACTACCTCGCCAAGCAGACCGGCCAGTTCGCCCCGGCCGACGAGGCGGAGGGGCGCGAGGTGCTGCGCTGGATCCTGTGGGACAACCACAAGCTCTCCACCCAGATCGGGATGACCCGCTTCCTGATGAACTTCCTGCCGGAGGAGAAGCGCAACCCGGACGTCATCGCCTTCGCCCAGGGCCGGCTCAAGGCCGCCTACGCGGTGCTGAACGACCATCTCGAAGGCCGTGACTGGATCGCCGCGGACCGTCCCACCATCGCGGACCTGTCCTGCTGCTCCTATCTGTATTATCCGGAGCCCTTCGGCTTCGATCGGGCAGAGTGGCCGAACATCGCCGCGTGGCTCGACCGCGTGGCGGACCTGCCGAAGTGGCAGCATCCCTATGACCTGATGCCCGGCGCGAAATGA
- the tatB gene encoding Sec-independent protein translocase protein TatB: protein MFDIGFYEMVIVGVVALIVVGPKDLPKMFRTVGQYVGKARGMARQFQNAMNDAARQSELQDVKKAMDGVSQGVKAATDPLGQATKSARAYANSMMTEPDPIAEEEAAKRAEAAAAKSAATEPHFDEMPDPEPAAEPVPAEPKK from the coding sequence ATGTTCGACATCGGTTTCTACGAGATGGTGATCGTGGGCGTCGTCGCCCTGATCGTCGTCGGCCCGAAGGACCTGCCGAAGATGTTCCGCACCGTGGGGCAGTATGTCGGCAAGGCCCGCGGCATGGCGCGCCAGTTCCAGAACGCCATGAACGACGCGGCCCGCCAGTCCGAGCTGCAGGACGTCAAGAAGGCGATGGACGGCGTGAGCCAGGGCGTGAAGGCCGCGACCGATCCGCTGGGCCAGGCCACGAAATCCGCGCGGGCCTACGCGAACTCGATGATGACCGAGCCCGACCCGATCGCCGAGGAAGAGGCCGCCAAGCGCGCCGAGGCCGCCGCGGCGAAGTCGGCCGCGACCGAGCCCCATTTCGACGAGATGCCCGATCCGGAGCCCGCCGCCGAGCCGGTTCCGGCCGAGCCCAAGAAGTGA
- the tatA gene encoding twin-arginine translocase TatA/TatE family subunit produces the protein MLNNIGVPGLLLIAVVVLVLFGRGKISQLMGDVGKGITSFKRGMAEGADEDKKIEEAKDVTPRTEAEQEAEVQKDRA, from the coding sequence ATGCTCAACAATATCGGGGTTCCCGGTCTTCTTCTCATCGCCGTCGTCGTGCTGGTGCTGTTCGGCCGCGGCAAGATTTCCCAGCTCATGGGCGATGTCGGCAAGGGCATCACCTCGTTCAAGCGCGGCATGGCCGAGGGCGCGGACGAGGACAAGAAGATCGAGGAGGCCAAGGACGTGACCCCGCGTACCGAGGCCGAGCAGGAGGCCGAGGTCCAGAAGGACCGCGCGTAA
- a CDS encoding thioredoxin family protein — protein MALTQTPAGEMGWPAAEFGLPGVDGRDWSVGDLRGVRGLVLFFICNHCPYVKAVADRLALTGAELQRRGYGVAAICSNDPVAYPEDDFEHMAAFARQHEFPFPYLHDESQAVARTYGAVCTPDIFAFDAMLTLRYRGRLDSAGKAAAGAETVPELLDALTLIERTGHGPEVQHASIGCSIKWKAA, from the coding sequence ATGGCATTGACCCAGACACCGGCGGGCGAGATGGGATGGCCCGCGGCGGAGTTCGGCCTGCCCGGCGTCGACGGGCGCGACTGGTCGGTGGGCGATCTGCGCGGGGTGCGCGGGCTGGTGCTCTTCTTCATCTGCAACCACTGCCCTTATGTGAAGGCCGTCGCGGACCGGCTGGCGCTGACCGGGGCGGAGCTGCAGCGGCGGGGCTACGGGGTCGCGGCCATCTGCTCCAACGATCCGGTGGCCTATCCGGAGGACGATTTCGAGCACATGGCGGCCTTCGCCCGGCAGCATGAATTCCCGTTTCCCTATCTGCATGACGAGAGCCAGGCGGTCGCGCGCACCTACGGCGCGGTCTGCACGCCCGACATCTTCGCCTTCGACGCGATGCTGACCCTGCGCTATCGCGGGCGGCTCGACTCCGCGGGCAAGGCGGCGGCGGGGGCGGAGACGGTGCCCGAACTGCTCGACGCGCTGACGCTGATCGAGCGGACCGGGCACGGGCCGGAGGTTCAGCACGCCTCCATCGGCTGCTCCATCAAGTGGAAGGCCGCGTGA
- the tatC gene encoding twin-arginine translocase subunit TatC gives MKDEDIDGSAMPLVEHLAELRTRIIRSVLALLIGIVITFYFSEAVLNFISEPIADVLRARGEDPRLIFTAPQEKFFVLIRISLLTGLAVSFPVIAYQMWRFVAPGLYREEKGAFLPFIVASPMLFLAGAAFAHYVVTPLAMNFFIGFSDVIPALTTLVTGQGAEDVVAADDELTTVFLGSVRETLDISLKFIFAFGICFQLPVLLTLMGMAGLVSAEGLKNVRKYAVVGILVVAALVTPPDVITQVILFVVVYALYEISIWLVMAVERKRAREEAELG, from the coding sequence ATGAAGGACGAGGATATCGACGGCTCCGCCATGCCGCTGGTCGAGCATCTTGCGGAGCTGCGCACGCGCATCATCCGCTCGGTGCTCGCACTGCTGATCGGGATCGTGATCACGTTCTATTTCTCGGAAGCGGTGCTGAACTTCATCTCCGAGCCCATTGCCGACGTGCTGCGCGCGCGCGGCGAGGACCCGCGGCTGATCTTCACGGCACCGCAGGAGAAGTTCTTCGTCCTGATCCGGATCTCGCTGCTGACCGGGCTCGCCGTCAGCTTCCCGGTGATCGCCTACCAGATGTGGCGGTTCGTGGCGCCCGGGCTCTATCGCGAAGAGAAGGGGGCGTTCCTGCCCTTCATCGTCGCCTCGCCGATGCTGTTTCTCGCAGGTGCGGCGTTCGCGCATTACGTGGTCACGCCGCTCGCCATGAACTTCTTCATTGGATTCTCGGACGTGATCCCGGCGCTGACGACGCTGGTGACGGGGCAGGGGGCGGAAGACGTGGTCGCCGCCGATGACGAGCTGACGACGGTCTTCCTCGGCTCCGTGCGGGAGACGCTGGATATCTCGCTGAAGTTCATCTTCGCCTTCGGCATCTGCTTCCAGCTTCCGGTACTGCTGACGCTGATGGGCATGGCCGGGCTGGTAAGTGCCGAAGGGCTGAAGAACGTGCGCAAGTACGCCGTCGTCGGCATCCTCGTCGTTGCGGCCCTCGTGACGCCGCCCGATGTGATCACGCAGGTCATCCTCTTCGTCGTGGTCTATGCGCTCTACGAGATCTCGATCTGGCTGGTCATGGCCGTGGAGCGCAAGCGGGCGCGGGAGGAAGCCGAGCTTGGCTGA
- a CDS encoding HAD-IA family hydrolase has translation MRLVIDLDETLVNSVPTLAAAANVVLGELGRAPMSAEDYVAHVGWGMRAQIKGVLEATGGVPGGDVGPYLRRMIEVYAADPLGETRPYPGARAALELLVERGHALAVCTQKPEAQAREILERLDLVPPITGLTGAGTLDVLKPDPAMLHHAAGQLPGEAPVVMIGDSTVDAQTAQNAGVPFLLFAPAGRAKSADVPAQGRFAAWSELPDLVARLEAQAA, from the coding sequence GTGAGGCTCGTCATCGACCTCGACGAGACGCTGGTGAACAGCGTGCCGACGCTGGCGGCGGCGGCGAACGTGGTGCTGGGCGAGCTCGGCCGCGCGCCGATGAGTGCCGAGGACTACGTCGCGCATGTCGGCTGGGGCATGCGCGCGCAGATCAAGGGCGTGCTGGAGGCGACGGGCGGTGTGCCCGGCGGCGATGTCGGGCCCTACCTGCGGCGGATGATCGAGGTCTATGCCGCCGATCCCCTGGGCGAGACGCGGCCCTATCCGGGTGCGCGCGCGGCGCTGGAGCTGCTGGTGGAGCGCGGCCATGCGCTCGCCGTCTGCACCCAGAAGCCCGAGGCCCAGGCGCGCGAGATCCTGGAGCGGCTCGACCTTGTGCCGCCGATCACCGGGCTGACGGGGGCCGGGACGCTCGACGTGCTGAAGCCCGATCCGGCGATGCTGCACCACGCGGCGGGACAGCTTCCCGGCGAGGCGCCGGTCGTGATGATCGGCGACAGCACCGTGGATGCGCAGACGGCACAGAACGCGGGCGTGCCGTTCCTGCTCTTCGCACCCGCGGGCCGGGCGAAATCCGCGGACGTCCCGGCGCAGGGCCGCTTCGCCGCGTGGTCCGAGCTGCCGGATCTGGTCGCCCGGCTGGAGGCGCAGGCCGCATGA